The Polyodon spathula isolate WHYD16114869_AA chromosome 49, ASM1765450v1, whole genome shotgun sequence region aacaactatGCTGACTGTGGTGTCCTTTCAGGATCACAAGCCCGGCATCCCCCAGACACAGACTCTGCTCCGGAGAGGCTCTGTGTGAAGAGCTCCTCATCCTCCCCTTGCCTGCCTGAGAGCTTCCAGCCCCTCACATTCATCAACGAGGGGGGGAAGGTTCTGCCCACAGTGCGCTCCCCCAAACTGGCCACTCCGAGCCCAGGGCCAACACACAGACAGCCTGAGACTAAAGCAGAGGCACCATCAGGGGGGAAGCAGACTGAGGTAGCCAGTAAACCCATGGGAGTGCCCCTCACAAAGCACCAGCCAGCCCTGGAGGACCTCCCGCGTGCTGCCGAAGCGCTGGGGTCCCAGGCTACTCTGCTGAGGGAGTGGAGAGAGCAGCAGCCCCAGCATATTGCTGTGTTACAGGAGCTGAGGGAGTGGAGAGAGCAGCAGACCCAGCACACTGCTGTGTTACAGGAGCTGAGGGAGTGGAGAGAGCAGCAGACCCAGCACACTGCTGTGTTACAGGAGCTGAGGGAGTGGAGAGAGCAGCAGACCCAGCACACTGCTGTGTTACAGGAGCTGAGGGAGTGGAGAGAGCAGCAGACCCAGCACACTGCTGTGTTACAGGAGCTGAGGGAGTGGAGGGAGCAGCAGCAGACCCAGCACACTGCTGTGTTACAGGAGCTGAGGGAGTGGAGAGAGCAGCAGACCCAGCACACTGCTGTGTTACAGGAGCTGAGGGAGTTAAGAGAGCAGCAGACCCAGCACACTGCTCTGCTGAGGGAGTGGAGAGAGCAGCAGACCCAGCACACTGCTCTGTTAGGCTCCCTGAGCCAGCAGGTGTGCTCAGTCGTTCAGCACATGGCAGACATGGCCAATACCTTCACGAGCATGGCAGCTGTAGCACATTCTGTGCTGTCCCAAGCCAACAATACAGAGGCTGTACAGCAACAGGAGGAGACAGAAAACAAACCCAGACAGATGTAACAACAAGACCACACTGAGCCGTGTTACACGATGCTGAAGGTGCACTTCCCTTATTCAACAGCCCACTGTTTTATAAATTCTGCAGCAGTTCTACATTACCCTATTTGGATAACTGCTTTATTGAAATATTATGAATATGACATGTTGACTGTCCCCCCCGTACACCAGGCACTGTTACTCACTGACAGTACAAAAGCCTTGTCACTCTGTGAGGTCATCAAACTGTTCAAAGCCTTGCCACTCTGTGACATCAACAAACTGTTCAAAGCCTTGTCACTCTGTGACATCAACAAACTGTTCAAAGCCTTGTCACTCTGTGACATCAACAAACTGTTCAAAGCCTTGTCACTCTGTGAGGTCATCAAACTGTTCAAAGCCTTGTCACTCTGTGACATCAACAAACTGTTCAAAGCCTTGTCACTCTGTGACATCAACAAACTGTTCAAAGCCTTGTCACTCTGTGACATCAACAAACTGTTCAAAGCCTTGTCACTCTGTGACATCAACAAACTGTTCAAAGCCTTGTCACTCTGTGAGGTCATCAAACTGTTCAAAGCCTTGTCACTCTGTGACATCAACAAACTGTTCAAAGCCTTGTCACTCTGTGACATCAACAAACTGTTCAAAGCCTTGTCACTCTGTGACATCAACAAACTGTTCAAAGCCTTGTCACTCTGTGACATCATCAAACTGTTCAAAGCCTTGTCACTCTGTGACATCAACAAACTGTTCAAAGCCTTGGGTGTGTTGAGTGAGCGGCTCAGAGCGGCTCAGTAAAATAATCATCTTAACGACTTGCTCTGTCCCGCTCCTGCTGAGCCGCTCAGAGagctcctgagcatttctcatgaGTGAGCAGAGTGAGCGGAtggaaacaagtggagatgaaAGGCAGGATTGAAAAATACGCTTGTCAAGAACAATGAGCTGGATTCGACTTATAAAGTTATGGGTTAATTGGCTAAaattgtggtttttgaatttctatcatttaattttatttttaaaaaatgtagatctgttttatggttattaatgtatttattaggcTTGTAATATtgatattattcataattttaattattaatgtcgGTATTAAACAAAGCCAGATGTGAGGTTCAGTCCTAACAGAGAGCcaatctcagtgcagtacagcaggagacagtaacttcacacagggccatttcatctgccatcacctcagaaacacaaacaagcaaagaattattattctccCTTTTTAAATGTCGATCAGCGCTCTCGTGGGGAAGagcgttaagtcatttaaatgagcGCAGTGTGCTTTCTGAGTGGCTCACTTAACACACCCCTTGTCACTCCTGTGAGGTCATCAAAGCTGTGAGGAGGTGAAGGAGAATGCTTAAGCAAATCCCATCTTATTGAAGTCTGCCACTATAGCAATGGAGCCACTCAGCCCAAGTGACCTCGGCACAGACTGGGACTGTTTATGCTGATAATTGAGACACAAAGTAAAAAGGACGCTTACATTTAAAAGGACAGGGGAACTCATTACAAATCCACTCCCTCCTGTCTCTCTGCAACTTATAAGACtatgtttaaataattcaaatcatttgattttgtattttttcattaaaaaatggtttgtgttttaaaaaaatgtttgcatttatttatcattCATATCTAGTTTCACTGTCTTCAAAATACTGTGTTGAAATAAGGTAAACAGTACAGTAATGCCCTGAATAAAACCAATTGAAGGAATGACTGTGAAAGATGTAATCCACACCCCATCTTCCAATCATTGTAAATTAGTCCAGATAAAATCACCCGCTCTGAATCATGCAGTTCACACTCAGACTGCACACATTCGTGACTCTGCCAGCATCAGTCAATCCAGGGACCAGCTCGCACAATTAAAAAGTGAATTAACGTTCAACACTTCCAGTCCTAGCAGTCCTCCTCATTTAGCAAGCAATACACAATGCCCTCTCAGGAAATACCCTGCTGACATACTATAGGGGTGAAGAGCTgtcttgtctttttgttttaaaaggagcAGCCCTTCTAGAGGCCTCTTTGGATTCCCAGCACACAGGCTTGGAGGCTGTGTGAACTGGACTGACTGGAAACCGTGGTCCACAAACCCCAGGCTTTTGTCTTCCAGCTAAAACTTAAGGGAGTGTTTTCGATATTAACATGTGacatttcacttttaaattacagtatttatttagcaAAAGAATAAACATTTAAACGTGTATTTTGAATGTTGCAACAGCAAATCATTTCATTTGAGGAGTCCGCAGTAGGTGGCGCTGTGTTTCTGAGGCAGTCCTGagtgagagaggcagagaggagaGTCCATTTCAATGAGGATATCAACAGCAACAGATTCAAATGCATCCTTTAACTTGCAACCTGCTTCTAACTAGGGCTCAAACCCAGGGGGGAGTTAAAGCCAATCTCTACACGAACCCAAGTGGGCTCCACTGGCAGTGATACCAAAATCCAGTCCAGTAAAAAGCACTTCTTACCTTTTAGAAAGTGaactgtggagaaaaaaaaaaaaagagtagaagAACTCAGTGAAAAATATAGTAGGACTCTTAATAGAAGAGAAGCCTGTACAACACATTACTGTTTAaattgttatagtaataaatacTTCACCAGCTAAGTGAATGCTGTCTAAGAAACTAAATTGCCATTGAAGCAACATAACAGACTGGGCTAGAACACCTGCACTGGCAGCAGAACTCTGCTAACAGGACGTGGGTCTAAAATATTCATCCTGTGAAGAAATCACCAGGCTTTTCAACATACTTTAAGACTGCTCCACTTTGAGCTGGTTTGAGCaggatttctttctttgttttgagCTTCAGAAATAAATAGATGATATGAATTAAAGGCTGTAATTCTGGAAGCTCTACTGATACAGATCCCCTGCATGTGTTTTTTCAACAAGCATCAAAGGTTATCTGTGGTTTCTCACACAGCTTTAATTTGTCataacacagcactttcacccacCTGATCTACAGACACCATTCACTATCCCTTTCCCTGCAAAGACAGAC contains the following coding sequences:
- the LOC121306683 gene encoding uncharacterized protein LOC121306683 → MQLLQKEKFVDLLLLMLYLSLGGLSVAVSVMFSIILYLILCLFVSEHVHKWACFLNENEMNSVDVFKLGVDALKEELQRRWLDTRGPRTELAKRLQDALEAEASAEETDEEWDDYSEAEVKVVVKEEEEEEEEEEEEEEEECEPVPVTDPRCRLEEGRPSPSTLSRKRALEEGPGRGAHPKKLQQKRTPPQLLDLDSGDWTYGTRKPNFTESETRVLVEKILRNRHTLFSPDSWRPPPQERQQCWEEIREAVNAVSEVSREVKELKRRWQILKKKMKDRLGGAQDGTELRLCGWEESIVGFLKDEVMECGFSSLTGSQARHPPDTDSAPERLCVKSSSSSPCLPESFQPLTFINEGGKVLPTVRSPKLATPSPGPTHRQPETKAEAPSGGKQTEVASKPMGVPLTKHQPALEDLPRAAEALGSQATLLREWREQQPQHIAVLQELREWREQQTQHTAVLQELREWREQQTQHTAVLQELREWREQQTQHTAVLQELREWREQQTQHTAVLQELREWREQQQTQHTAVLQELREWREQQTQHTAVLQELRELREQQTQHTALLREWREQQTQHTALLGSLSQQVCSVVQHMADMANTFTSMAAVAHSVLSQANNTEAVQQQEETENKPRQM